The following coding sequences lie in one Actinomyces capricornis genomic window:
- a CDS encoding Mur ligase family protein, whose protein sequence is MRSRLTVALGHAARLAARLRGGGSGGTAFPGLVMERTDPGFLARTLGRLPHGVVVVSGTNGKTTTTKMVVQLLREQGLRVFTNRTGSNFVRGVLASLLTEVDAAGRLDADIAVLELDEAHAVHFVAQVRPRACLLLNVMRDQLDRFGEIDYTASLLHRIAAATREVVVVNADDPRLAAPSFFEGVTARTAAFGAGARLRSLFLSDDDLRTGAASPAPEASAAGPQAGGAPAPRTTLEAIEGQRATVRVDGQDHEVDFTIPGVHNLLNACAALEVVLEVLGDRADLPGLLRTLGRVEAAFGRGEVLTLDGHPVQLSLVKNPAGFRMGLLSATAQAQAGEAVMVAINDEYADGRDMSWLWDVDFSALRQGGVAVVTGVRAWDMALRLDYDEVGVGRVEPDLRKALALLRQAAREADRPMRIFTTYTAMLSLRSILGELTEVEEVMS, encoded by the coding sequence ATGCGTTCACGACTCACGGTTGCCCTCGGACATGCGGCCCGACTCGCCGCCCGGCTGCGCGGCGGAGGCAGCGGCGGCACTGCCTTCCCCGGACTGGTCATGGAGCGCACCGACCCCGGGTTCCTGGCGCGTACGCTGGGCCGGCTGCCCCACGGCGTCGTGGTGGTCTCGGGCACCAACGGCAAGACCACCACCACGAAGATGGTGGTCCAGCTGCTGCGCGAGCAGGGGCTGAGGGTCTTCACCAACCGCACCGGGTCGAACTTCGTGCGCGGAGTGCTCGCCTCCCTGCTCACCGAGGTCGACGCCGCCGGCCGCCTGGACGCCGACATCGCGGTCCTGGAGCTCGATGAGGCCCACGCCGTCCACTTCGTGGCCCAGGTGCGCCCCCGCGCCTGCCTCCTGCTCAATGTCATGCGCGACCAGCTCGACCGCTTCGGCGAGATCGACTACACCGCCTCCCTCCTGCACCGGATCGCCGCGGCCACGCGCGAGGTCGTCGTGGTCAATGCCGACGACCCCCGCCTGGCCGCCCCCTCCTTCTTCGAGGGCGTCACCGCCCGCACCGCCGCCTTCGGCGCCGGCGCCCGGCTGCGCTCGCTGTTCCTGTCCGACGACGACCTGCGCACCGGGGCCGCCTCCCCCGCCCCAGAGGCGAGTGCCGCCGGCCCGCAGGCCGGGGGCGCCCCCGCCCCCCGCACCACCCTGGAGGCCATCGAGGGCCAGCGGGCCACGGTGCGCGTCGATGGCCAGGACCACGAGGTCGACTTCACCATCCCCGGGGTCCACAACCTGCTCAATGCCTGCGCCGCCCTGGAGGTGGTCCTGGAGGTCCTGGGCGATCGCGCCGACCTGCCAGGGCTGCTGCGCACCCTGGGGCGGGTCGAGGCCGCCTTCGGCCGCGGCGAGGTCCTGACCCTGGACGGCCACCCCGTCCAGCTCTCCTTGGTCAAGAACCCCGCAGGCTTCCGCATGGGGCTGCTCTCGGCCACCGCCCAGGCCCAGGCGGGTGAGGCGGTCATGGTGGCCATCAATGACGAGTACGCCGATGGGAGGGACATGTCCTGGCTGTGGGACGTGGACTTCTCCGCCCTGCGCCAGGGCGGGGTCGCCGTCGTCACCGGGGTGCGGGCCTGGGACATGGCCCTGCGGCTGGACTACGACGAGGTGGGCGTCGGCCGCGTCGAGCCCGATCTGCGCAAGGCCCTGGCGCTGCTGCGCCAGGCGGCCCGGGAGGCCGACCGGCCCATGAGGATCTTCACCACCTACACAGCCATGCTCTCCCTGCGCTCCATCCTGGGCGAGCTCACCGAGGTCGAGGAGGTCATGTCATGA
- a CDS encoding type 1 glutamine amidotransferase — translation MSTLYEHTTDGPARGRLRLLQLYPRDMNIYGDWGNTLVLARRAQRHGYDVELDSYDPGQDLPGGVDLLVGGGGQDSGQDRIKDDLLEVGPQLCAWARDGLPMLAICGLYQLFGHGFTTGQGREIPGIGLIDAHTVAGQGRLIGNITLSTREFGEVVGYENHSGLTTLGSGAEPLGTVRVGDGNNGTDGTEGARVHHVVGTYLHGSLLPKNPAVADWLLARAVEHAGQAWDPEPLDDAWAQQARAVAMSRPR, via the coding sequence ATGAGCACCCTGTACGAGCACACCACCGACGGCCCCGCGCGCGGCAGGCTGCGCCTCCTCCAGCTCTACCCCCGGGATATGAACATCTACGGCGACTGGGGCAACACCCTGGTGCTGGCGCGCCGGGCCCAGCGCCACGGCTACGACGTCGAGCTGGACTCCTACGACCCGGGCCAGGACCTGCCCGGGGGCGTCGACCTCCTCGTGGGCGGCGGCGGCCAGGACTCCGGGCAGGACCGCATCAAGGACGACCTGCTTGAGGTGGGGCCGCAGTTGTGCGCCTGGGCGCGCGACGGTCTGCCCATGCTGGCGATCTGCGGCCTCTACCAGCTCTTCGGCCACGGCTTCACCACCGGCCAGGGGCGGGAGATCCCCGGGATCGGGCTCATCGACGCCCACACCGTGGCCGGGCAGGGGCGCCTCATCGGCAACATCACGCTGAGCACCCGGGAGTTCGGGGAGGTGGTGGGCTACGAGAACCACTCGGGCCTGACCACCCTGGGGTCGGGGGCCGAGCCCCTGGGCACCGTGCGGGTGGGCGACGGCAACAACGGCACCGATGGCACCGAGGGCGCCCGCGTCCACCACGTCGTCGGCACCTACCTGCACGGCTCCCTGCTGCCCAAGAACCCGGCCGTGGCCGACTGGCTGCTGGCCCGGGCCGTCGAGCACGCCGGGCAGGCCTGGGACCCCGAGCCCCTCGACGACGCCTGGGCCCAGCAGGCCCGCGCCGTGGCCATGTCCCGGCCCCGCTGA
- a CDS encoding metal ABC transporter substrate-binding protein: MHPLRPSRRTAILTTACAVGLTLAACATDQAGSSGSSRAAGTPLKIVATTGYLGDAAANIAPDAQVTVLVGPGGDPHTQELTTQDAQRIEEADVVLWTSHDMEHKMLDQLDALGDKQVAAAESIPEADLLPWEEDGKVEGHDPHVWNSPDNWKHVVTACAKKIAEIDPDHASTYTSNAEAYNQRIDEAKAAAKTQFDTIPKENRVLITGHDAFNYLGKTFEIEIHATDLVSSESEISATQIDELATTIAERKVPVIFQDNLKNPEAINHLKEAVAAKGWQVEVSDKPLFADSLGESAPTDTYLGVFEYNATTITQALAPAK, translated from the coding sequence ATGCACCCCCTTCGCCCGTCCCGCCGTACCGCGATCCTGACCACCGCCTGTGCCGTGGGCCTGACGCTGGCCGCCTGCGCCACCGACCAGGCCGGCTCCTCGGGCTCCAGCCGGGCCGCGGGCACTCCCCTGAAGATCGTGGCCACCACCGGCTACTTGGGGGACGCGGCCGCCAACATCGCCCCCGATGCGCAGGTCACCGTGCTCGTGGGCCCCGGCGGTGACCCCCACACCCAGGAGCTGACCACGCAGGACGCCCAGAGGATCGAGGAGGCCGACGTCGTCCTGTGGACCTCCCACGACATGGAGCACAAGATGCTCGATCAGCTCGACGCCCTGGGGGATAAGCAGGTGGCGGCCGCCGAGTCCATCCCCGAGGCCGACCTGCTCCCCTGGGAGGAGGACGGCAAGGTCGAGGGGCACGACCCCCACGTGTGGAACTCTCCCGACAACTGGAAGCACGTGGTCACCGCCTGCGCGAAGAAGATCGCCGAGATCGACCCCGACCACGCCTCGACCTACACCTCCAACGCCGAGGCCTACAACCAGAGGATCGATGAGGCCAAGGCGGCGGCCAAGACGCAGTTCGACACCATCCCCAAGGAGAATCGCGTCCTCATCACCGGGCACGACGCCTTCAACTACCTGGGGAAGACCTTCGAGATCGAGATCCACGCCACCGACCTGGTCTCCTCCGAATCGGAGATCTCCGCCACTCAGATCGATGAGCTGGCCACCACCATCGCCGAGAGGAAGGTCCCCGTCATCTTCCAGGACAACCTGAAGAACCCCGAGGCCATCAACCACCTCAAGGAGGCGGTGGCCGCCAAGGGCTGGCAGGTCGAGGTCTCCGACAAGCCGCTGTTCGCCGACTCCCTGGGCGAGTCCGCGCCCACCGACACCTACCTGGGGGTCTTCGAGTACAACGCCACCACCATCACCCAGGCCCTGGCCCCCGCGAAGTGA
- a CDS encoding metal ABC transporter ATP-binding protein yields the protein MAYHDRLALRSVSLAVPPGEVMAVLGPNGAGKSTLVKAAMGLVPALSGTVRFYGEELDRARRRVAYMPQAAQVDWDFPTTVRDVVTMGTYGRLGWWRRPGAAQRRSVEEALEAVGISDLAGRQISELSGGQKQRTFVARILAQDPDLFIMDEPFAGVDAASERAIVEVLAGLREAGRTIVIVHHDLSTVRRFCTWATLLSDGDLVSTGPLEEAFTTEAVHRAYGLLDEELTGGRP from the coding sequence GTGGCCTATCACGACCGCCTCGCCCTGCGATCAGTGAGCCTGGCAGTGCCGCCCGGGGAGGTCATGGCCGTCCTGGGCCCCAACGGCGCGGGCAAGTCCACGCTGGTCAAGGCGGCGATGGGGCTGGTGCCCGCACTGTCGGGCACGGTGCGCTTCTACGGTGAGGAGCTCGACCGCGCCCGACGGCGGGTGGCCTACATGCCCCAGGCGGCCCAGGTGGACTGGGACTTCCCCACCACGGTGCGCGACGTGGTGACCATGGGCACCTACGGGCGCCTGGGCTGGTGGCGCCGGCCGGGGGCGGCGCAGCGCCGCAGCGTGGAGGAGGCCCTGGAGGCGGTGGGCATCAGCGACCTGGCCGGCCGCCAGATCTCCGAGCTCTCCGGCGGCCAGAAGCAGCGCACCTTCGTGGCCCGCATCCTGGCCCAGGACCCCGACCTGTTCATCATGGACGAGCCCTTCGCCGGGGTGGACGCCGCCTCGGAGCGGGCCATCGTCGAGGTCCTGGCGGGGCTGCGCGAGGCGGGCCGGACCATCGTCATCGTCCACCACGACCTGTCCACGGTGCGCCGCTTCTGCACCTGGGCCACGCTGCTGTCCGATGGCGACCTGGTCTCCACCGGCCCCCTGGAGGAGGCCTTCACCACCGAGGCGGTCCACCGAGCCTACGGATTGCTGGACGAGGAGCTCACCGGAGGCCGCCCATGA
- a CDS encoding metal ABC transporter permease, translating into MSPLTDALAPALVDPVAFLSSYTYRTMLLGTSMVGLTAGALGSYLYLHKQSLVSDVIGHSAIAGVTTAFVTATALLGIAGRSVLVLTIGALIAATAAVLVANGIARASRVGIDAAMAICLALFYGSGVVMLNAISHSSLPERGGIADYVFGSASTLTRADLTAISGFAAAALVITALLWKEFKVLTFDPVLCRTMGLSTRILSPVLLGTVTVAIVIGIKAVGLILMVAFAIMPAAAARQWTRHLWSMIALAGLIGALSAAIGSYLAVSLGSIPTGPIIVLVLSAVLAVSLLAAPRRSLLRRRRAQRALRRRLLAEAARPRQGAGPQPAKGAPTAGGRIR; encoded by the coding sequence ATGAGCCCCCTGACCGATGCCCTGGCCCCCGCCCTGGTGGACCCGGTGGCCTTCCTGTCGAGCTACACCTACCGCACGATGCTCTTGGGCACCTCCATGGTGGGGCTGACCGCCGGGGCCCTGGGCTCCTACCTGTACCTGCACAAGCAGTCCCTGGTCTCCGACGTCATCGGCCACTCGGCCATCGCCGGGGTGACCACGGCCTTCGTGACGGCAACGGCCCTGCTGGGCATCGCAGGGCGTTCCGTCCTGGTGCTGACGATCGGCGCCCTGATCGCCGCCACCGCGGCGGTGCTCGTGGCCAATGGGATCGCGCGCGCCTCCCGGGTGGGCATCGACGCCGCCATGGCGATCTGCCTGGCGCTGTTCTACGGATCCGGGGTGGTCATGCTCAATGCGATCAGCCACTCCAGCCTTCCCGAGCGCGGTGGGATCGCCGACTACGTCTTCGGCTCGGCCTCCACCCTGACCCGGGCCGATCTGACGGCCATCAGCGGCTTCGCCGCCGCTGCCCTGGTGATCACCGCCCTGCTGTGGAAGGAGTTCAAGGTCCTGACCTTCGACCCGGTCCTATGCCGCACGATGGGCCTGTCCACCCGCATCCTCAGCCCCGTGCTCCTGGGCACGGTGACGGTGGCCATCGTCATCGGCATCAAGGCGGTGGGGCTCATCCTCATGGTGGCCTTCGCGATCATGCCCGCGGCCGCGGCCCGCCAATGGACCCGCCACCTGTGGTCGATGATCGCACTGGCCGGGCTCATCGGCGCCCTGTCGGCGGCCATCGGCTCCTACCTGGCTGTCAGCCTGGGATCGATCCCCACCGGGCCGATCATCGTCCTGGTCCTGTCCGCCGTCCTGGCGGTCTCCCTCCTGGCCGCACCACGGCGCTCGCTGCTGCGACGTCGTCGGGCCCAGCGGGCACTGCGCCGCCGCCTCCTGGCCGAGGCCGCCCGCCCCCGGCAGGGCGCGGGACCGCAGCCGGCCAAGGGCGCTCCCACGGCGGGAGGGCGGATCCGATGA
- a CDS encoding metal ABC transporter permease — MSLVLAVALLAVVTALTCALPGTFLVLRHQSMLVEAMSHAVLPGIALGALISGTTRSPVMVVAASLMGLVVVLGAEQLRRSGLVGGDADQGLVFPALFAVGVIMLSTSLSKVHISQNTVLTGDLNLLALTPGRLVVGRYDLGPSTMWSLLAVLALTAVYLIAFYPVLKVTTFDPITARTMGLPVQWVDLGLMLLVSLTVVVAFSTAGAILVVALMVVPPATALLVARSLPGMIALSLAVAAGSALLGFWVALRLDLATSSMMAVVDGVVFLAVLILTQGGGRRRARNSLTGQVPQPPDGVVARRTPASRISEG; from the coding sequence ATGAGCCTGGTCCTCGCCGTCGCCCTGCTGGCCGTGGTCACCGCGCTCACCTGCGCCCTGCCCGGGACCTTCCTGGTGCTGCGGCACCAGTCGATGCTGGTGGAGGCCATGTCCCACGCGGTGCTCCCGGGCATCGCCCTGGGGGCGCTCATCTCGGGCACCACGCGCTCACCGGTGATGGTGGTGGCCGCCTCCCTCATGGGCCTGGTGGTGGTGCTGGGCGCCGAGCAGCTGCGGCGCTCGGGCCTGGTGGGAGGCGACGCCGACCAGGGCCTGGTCTTCCCCGCCCTGTTCGCCGTGGGGGTCATCATGCTCTCGACCTCCCTGTCCAAGGTCCACATCTCCCAGAACACGGTCCTCACCGGGGATCTCAACCTGCTGGCGCTCACCCCTGGGCGCCTGGTGGTGGGGCGCTACGACCTGGGCCCCTCGACGATGTGGTCACTGCTGGCGGTCCTGGCCCTGACCGCGGTCTACCTCATTGCCTTCTACCCCGTTCTCAAGGTCACCACCTTCGACCCGATCACCGCCCGCACCATGGGGCTGCCGGTGCAGTGGGTGGACCTGGGGCTCATGCTCCTGGTCTCCCTGACGGTAGTGGTGGCCTTCAGCACGGCAGGAGCGATCCTGGTGGTGGCCCTCATGGTGGTGCCCCCGGCCACGGCGCTGCTGGTGGCGCGCAGCCTGCCGGGGATGATCGCCCTGAGCCTGGCGGTGGCGGCGGGCTCGGCGCTACTGGGGTTCTGGGTGGCACTGCGCCTGGATCTGGCCACCTCCTCGATGATGGCCGTGGTCGACGGCGTCGTCTTCCTGGCCGTCCTGATCCTGACGCAGGGTGGGGGACGACGGCGTGCCCGCAACAGCCTGACGGGGCAGGTTCCACAGCCGCCGGACGGCGTGGTCGCACGGCGGACGCCCGCCTCTCGGATTAGCGAAGGCTAA
- a CDS encoding FeoA family protein, whose amino-acid sequence MTTSTQAHGAQAGASPRPLSELAPGSRAIITAVGASASTTPSSAAQHLARRMQDLGIVPGRPIEALRRAPLGDPTVFLVADYELCLRKRDAALIQVADPAALPGDGPTTGHNGQEER is encoded by the coding sequence ATGACCACCTCAACCCAGGCGCACGGCGCACAGGCGGGGGCCTCACCCCGCCCCCTGTCCGAGCTCGCACCGGGCTCACGCGCCATCATCACCGCCGTCGGCGCCTCCGCATCCACCACACCCAGCAGCGCCGCACAGCATCTGGCCCGCCGGATGCAGGACCTCGGCATCGTGCCGGGACGCCCCATTGAGGCCCTGAGACGCGCGCCCCTGGGCGATCCCACCGTCTTCCTCGTCGCCGACTACGAGCTGTGCCTGCGCAAGCGGGACGCCGCCCTCATCCAGGTGGCCGACCCGGCCGCCCTCCCGGGGGACGGCCCCACCACCGGCCACAACGGGCAGGAGGAGCGATGA
- the feoB gene encoding ferrous iron transporter B, whose product MSTEHCGIGPASSAGQGACHCGSGSSATLVAGARRIALAGAPNAGKTSIYNALTGLRAKTGNYPGVTVSRSLGACRIGQTELTIEDLPGAYSLEPISPDEQIVRDVLTGNSQDIETPDALIVVVDATTLRRGMTFVAEALALDLPTCLAVTMTDELARREGRLDIEALGRALGIPAVRVLGHRGMGIPRLREHLTETDAWPRTPVAPPTDPGELAAWTDSILAAADYSSPAPDPATGAIDRILLHPLWGTLVFFSIMYAFFQAIFTWAAPFQDAIESGFGTLADAVHGWLDPTHPLLAGLLADGILGGVGSVLTFVPQIVIMFLIIALMEGVGYMSRAAFLMDRVMSRAGLEGRAFVALLSSFACAIPGIMATRTLPSAKDRLATMLAAPLMTCSARLPVYVIMISLLVDGDARIGPFGVRGTVMFALYLLGALSAMLAAWVVKRLTDRGSALLPFYMEMPPYRLPRPRTVALMVWEACKGFLKKAGTIITLTTIILWVLLNVPMRSDADFEAHCASDAQCAEVAAAVEDPESSAVVGEDGTTVTDPGELEALLAAQQTSYVMNHSWAAGLGRAVEPVFEPLGFEWRINVAVLSSLAARETFVATLGQIAAAENPEEPGGRLASMTYQEDTLTNWAGDQLFNPATLAAILVFFVYALQCMATAGAMRRETGTWKWPLIAYGYMFATAWVMAALVHAFVAAHVHVEVAALL is encoded by the coding sequence ATGAGCACCGAGCACTGCGGCATCGGGCCCGCCAGCAGCGCGGGCCAGGGCGCCTGCCACTGCGGATCGGGCTCCAGCGCCACCCTGGTGGCCGGGGCCAGGCGCATCGCCCTGGCCGGGGCGCCCAATGCGGGCAAGACCTCCATCTACAACGCACTGACCGGCCTGCGGGCCAAGACCGGCAACTACCCCGGCGTCACCGTCTCGCGCTCCCTGGGGGCCTGCCGCATCGGCCAGACGGAGCTGACCATCGAGGACCTCCCCGGCGCCTACTCCCTGGAGCCCATCAGCCCCGACGAGCAGATCGTGCGCGACGTCCTCACCGGCAACAGCCAGGACATCGAGACCCCCGACGCCCTCATCGTCGTGGTGGACGCCACCACGCTGCGCCGCGGGATGACCTTCGTGGCCGAGGCCCTGGCCCTGGACCTGCCCACCTGCCTGGCCGTGACCATGACCGATGAGCTCGCCCGCCGCGAGGGCCGCCTCGACATCGAGGCCCTGGGCCGGGCCCTGGGCATCCCCGCGGTGCGGGTCCTGGGCCACCGGGGCATGGGCATCCCCCGGCTGCGCGAGCACCTGACGGAGACGGACGCATGGCCCCGCACCCCCGTGGCGCCGCCCACCGACCCCGGGGAGCTGGCCGCCTGGACCGACTCGATCCTGGCCGCCGCCGACTACTCCTCCCCCGCTCCCGACCCGGCCACCGGCGCGATCGACCGGATCCTCCTCCACCCGCTGTGGGGGACCCTCGTCTTCTTCTCCATCATGTACGCCTTCTTCCAGGCGATCTTCACCTGGGCGGCCCCCTTCCAGGACGCCATCGAGAGCGGCTTCGGAACGCTGGCCGACGCCGTCCACGGCTGGCTGGATCCCACCCACCCGCTGCTGGCCGGGCTGCTGGCCGACGGGATCCTGGGCGGCGTGGGCTCCGTGCTCACCTTCGTGCCCCAGATCGTCATCATGTTCCTCATCATCGCCCTCATGGAGGGCGTGGGGTACATGTCCCGCGCCGCCTTCCTCATGGACCGGGTGATGAGCCGGGCGGGCCTGGAGGGGCGCGCCTTCGTGGCACTGCTGTCCTCCTTCGCCTGCGCCATCCCCGGCATCATGGCCACCCGCACCCTGCCCAGCGCGAAGGACCGCCTGGCCACGATGCTCGCGGCGCCCCTGATGACCTGCTCGGCGCGCCTGCCCGTCTACGTCATCATGATCTCCCTGCTCGTGGACGGCGATGCCCGCATCGGCCCCTTCGGCGTCCGGGGCACCGTCATGTTCGCCCTCTACCTGCTGGGCGCCCTCTCGGCGATGCTCGCCGCCTGGGTGGTCAAGCGCCTGACCGACCGCGGCTCGGCGCTCCTTCCCTTCTACATGGAGATGCCGCCCTACCGCCTGCCGCGCCCGCGCACCGTGGCGCTCATGGTGTGGGAGGCCTGCAAGGGCTTCCTGAAGAAGGCAGGCACCATCATCACACTGACCACGATCATCCTGTGGGTGCTGCTCAATGTGCCCATGCGCTCGGATGCCGACTTCGAGGCGCACTGCGCCTCCGACGCCCAGTGCGCCGAGGTGGCGGCCGCCGTGGAGGACCCGGAATCCTCCGCCGTCGTGGGCGAGGACGGCACCACGGTCACCGATCCGGGCGAGCTGGAGGCGCTGCTGGCCGCGCAGCAGACCTCCTATGTCATGAACCACTCCTGGGCGGCGGGCCTGGGCCGCGCCGTCGAGCCGGTCTTCGAGCCCCTGGGCTTCGAGTGGCGCATCAATGTGGCCGTCCTGTCCTCCCTGGCCGCTCGCGAGACCTTCGTGGCGACCCTGGGGCAGATCGCCGCCGCCGAGAACCCCGAGGAGCCGGGCGGCCGGCTGGCCTCCATGACCTATCAGGAGGACACGCTGACCAACTGGGCCGGGGACCAGCTGTTCAACCCCGCCACCCTGGCCGCCATCCTCGTCTTCTTCGTCTACGCCCTGCAGTGCATGGCCACCGCCGGGGCGATGCGCCGCGAGACCGGGACGTGGAAGTGGCCCCTCATCGCCTACGGATACATGTTCGCCACCGCCTGGGTGATGGCGGCCCTCGTGCACGCCTTCGTGGCGGCCCACGTGCACGTCGAGGTGGCGGCGCTGCTGTGA
- a CDS encoding NifU family protein has translation MHPQSTPDPAVLKWVVPDRLLPFSGQVATAPPPLQALLDDATLESVHVAAGAVLTLLGPGRSWRAEGARVRTALAGALTRPDLWEPAPAARALGPDEALLAAAQEIAEGPVGELARRHGGAFLVRGVQAGVVEVALEGACHDCPAAVITMHTRFERLLRRRCPWLVEVRRTA, from the coding sequence ATGCACCCCCAGTCCACACCGGACCCGGCGGTCCTCAAATGGGTGGTGCCCGACAGGCTCCTGCCCTTCAGCGGGCAGGTGGCCACCGCCCCGCCGCCGCTCCAGGCCCTGCTCGACGACGCCACCCTGGAGTCTGTCCATGTGGCCGCCGGCGCGGTGCTCACGCTCCTGGGCCCTGGGCGCTCCTGGAGGGCCGAGGGCGCCCGAGTGCGAACGGCCCTGGCGGGGGCCCTGACCCGGCCGGACCTGTGGGAGCCGGCCCCCGCAGCCCGGGCCCTGGGCCCCGATGAGGCGCTGCTGGCCGCCGCCCAGGAGATCGCCGAGGGCCCGGTGGGGGAGCTGGCCCGCCGTCACGGCGGCGCCTTCCTGGTGCGCGGCGTCCAGGCGGGCGTTGTGGAGGTCGCGCTGGAGGGGGCGTGTCACGACTGCCCGGCAGCGGTCATCACCATGCACACCCGCTTCGAGCGGCTGCTGCGCCGGCGCTGCCCCTGGCTGGTGGAGGTGCGGCGCACCGCCTGA
- a CDS encoding NUDIX hydrolase, with amino-acid sequence MATPEFILALRDKIGHDLLWLPGVSIVVVDDEGRVLLGRRADTGHWAVVSGIPDPGEQPAAAAVRECLEETGVQAEVLGVASVSAGAPMSFPNGDRCAFMDMTFAARPVPGSAQPHVADDESTEVGWFAPEALPEPLLASTPGRMRAALDWLADPSRGARFQ; translated from the coding sequence GTGGCTACTCCTGAGTTCATCCTGGCCCTGCGAGACAAGATCGGGCACGACCTGCTGTGGCTGCCCGGGGTGAGCATCGTCGTCGTCGACGACGAGGGGCGGGTGCTGCTGGGACGCCGCGCCGACACCGGGCACTGGGCCGTGGTCTCGGGGATCCCCGACCCGGGCGAGCAGCCCGCGGCGGCGGCCGTGCGCGAGTGCCTGGAGGAGACGGGTGTCCAGGCCGAGGTCCTGGGGGTGGCCAGTGTGAGCGCGGGGGCGCCCATGTCCTTCCCCAATGGGGACCGCTGCGCCTTCATGGACATGACCTTCGCGGCGCGCCCCGTGCCCGGCTCGGCCCAGCCCCATGTGGCCGACGATGAGTCCACCGAGGTCGGCTGGTTCGCGCCTGAGGCCCTGCCCGAGCCCCTGCTGGCCTCCACGCCGGGGCGCATGCGCGCGGCCCTGGACTGGCTGGCCGACCCCTCCCGCGGGGCGCGGTTCCAGTAG
- a CDS encoding PspC domain-containing protein, whose protein sequence is MTQQNPSSSTGYQWPARSKDRVWLGICGGFAEQWKINPWLVRIGFFIFVVPLGAVYYLGSQNMPEPTA, encoded by the coding sequence ATGACACAGCAGAACCCCTCCTCCAGCACCGGTTACCAGTGGCCCGCCCGTTCCAAGGACAGGGTGTGGCTCGGCATCTGCGGCGGCTTCGCCGAGCAGTGGAAGATCAACCCCTGGCTCGTGCGCATCGGCTTCTTCATCTTCGTCGTGCCGCTGGGCGCCGTCTACTACCTGGGCTCCCAGAACATGCCGGAGCCGACCGCCTGA
- a CDS encoding TetR/AcrR family transcriptional regulator — translation MPKKVDHEQRRKDLAAALRRVVSRGGVESASVRAVAAEAGWSLGAVQYYFSTRDELLLFAGRQLMADADARMSEILRDAEAALGEDSSAFDLALRLCEETLPIDERHRSEQLLWLALMLRSAREAAPQVAVSTSWEVVRGAARMAVAVLLRRGDWLEAACEGSPLPGDAEAAAAELHLDLDGLFLQGLIYPDRTPEVLRNDVAAVLRRLRDRGPSARRGQ, via the coding sequence ATGCCCAAGAAGGTCGACCACGAGCAGCGCCGCAAGGATCTGGCTGCCGCCCTGCGGCGGGTGGTCTCGCGCGGCGGGGTGGAGTCCGCCTCGGTCCGCGCCGTCGCCGCCGAGGCCGGCTGGTCGCTGGGAGCGGTTCAGTACTACTTCTCCACCCGCGATGAGCTCCTCCTCTTCGCCGGGCGCCAGCTCATGGCCGACGCCGATGCCCGCATGTCCGAGATCCTCCGGGATGCCGAGGCGGCGCTGGGGGAGGACTCCTCGGCCTTCGATCTGGCTCTGCGCCTGTGCGAGGAGACTCTTCCGATCGATGAGCGCCACCGTTCTGAGCAGCTGCTCTGGCTGGCCCTCATGCTGCGCAGCGCACGGGAGGCCGCCCCCCAGGTGGCGGTCTCCACCTCCTGGGAGGTGGTGCGGGGCGCCGCCCGTATGGCTGTCGCCGTCCTTCTGCGGCGCGGGGACTGGTTGGAGGCGGCCTGCGAGGGGTCCCCGCTTCCCGGTGATGCCGAGGCGGCAGCGGCTGAGCTGCACCTCGACCTCGATGGTCTCTTCCTTCAGGGGCTCATCTACCCCGATCGCACCCCCGAGGTGCTTCGGAACGATGTGGCGGCGGTGCTCCGGCGGCTGCGAGACCGTGGCCCCTCGGCGCGCCGCGGCCAGTGA